The proteins below come from a single Asanoa ferruginea genomic window:
- a CDS encoding sugar transferase — translation MRHVDSFEIQVPPPPPPNGVPRSAWARARRRVSRWHRPYILILLALDYGAVSLASYIAVTEFENSRVGFQDRPTLFTLTAYVFLPLGWMFTLWANGGYDRRFLGLGTDEFKRVVRAGLVVAASVSFLAFATKTDLSRMTVGSALLGGLLIVLVVRYLARQALQLVRKRGGRAGHRMILIGTLPEALEVYTAVTRNPAAGLVPVGIHITDGYAAARGIETPVPVYAGRDVLGLVRELGADTIAVCGSASAEPGELRRLAWQLEGSGVDLVVAPQLTDIAGPRVHIRPIEGLPLLHVEEPTLSGPALLAKNILDRMVAAVGLILLLPLFLVVAIGIKISDKGPVFFRQGRVGHEGRTFRVWKLRTMYVDAEDRLAALVDQNETDGMLFKIREDPRVFPFGRFLRASSIDEIPQLVNVLKGEMSLVGPRPLPADDGDFLGDVRRRLLVRPGITGLWQVSGRSDLSWDEAVRLDLYYVDNWSLAYDLSILWRTIGVVVARKGAY, via the coding sequence GTGCGCCACGTCGACAGCTTCGAGATCCAGGTCCCGCCGCCCCCGCCGCCAAACGGCGTGCCGCGCTCGGCCTGGGCCCGGGCCCGCCGCCGCGTTTCGCGCTGGCACCGCCCCTACATTCTGATCCTGCTGGCCCTCGACTACGGCGCTGTCTCGCTCGCGAGCTACATCGCGGTCACCGAGTTCGAGAACTCCCGGGTGGGCTTCCAGGACCGCCCGACGCTGTTCACCCTCACCGCCTACGTCTTCCTGCCGCTCGGCTGGATGTTCACGCTCTGGGCCAACGGCGGCTACGACCGGCGCTTCCTCGGGCTGGGCACCGACGAGTTCAAACGCGTGGTCCGCGCCGGGCTCGTGGTGGCAGCCAGCGTGTCGTTCCTGGCCTTCGCCACGAAGACCGATTTGTCACGTATGACGGTCGGCAGCGCCCTGCTGGGCGGATTGCTCATCGTTCTGGTCGTCCGCTACCTAGCCCGCCAGGCGCTGCAACTCGTGCGCAAGCGCGGCGGCCGCGCCGGCCACCGGATGATCCTGATCGGCACCTTGCCCGAGGCGCTCGAGGTCTACACGGCCGTCACCCGCAACCCGGCCGCCGGCCTGGTGCCCGTCGGCATCCACATCACCGACGGCTACGCCGCCGCGCGGGGCATCGAGACCCCGGTGCCGGTCTACGCCGGCCGCGACGTGCTCGGCCTGGTCCGCGAGCTGGGCGCCGACACGATCGCCGTCTGCGGCTCGGCCAGCGCCGAGCCCGGCGAGCTGCGCCGGCTCGCCTGGCAGCTCGAGGGCAGCGGCGTCGACCTGGTGGTCGCCCCTCAGCTCACCGACATCGCCGGCCCCCGGGTGCACATCCGCCCCATCGAGGGCCTGCCGCTGCTACACGTCGAAGAGCCGACCCTGTCCGGCCCGGCGCTGCTGGCCAAGAACATCCTCGACCGGATGGTCGCCGCGGTCGGGCTGATCCTGCTGCTGCCGCTGTTCCTGGTCGTCGCCATCGGCATCAAGATCTCCGACAAGGGCCCGGTCTTCTTCCGCCAGGGCCGGGTCGGTCACGAGGGCCGCACCTTCCGGGTGTGGAAGCTCCGCACCATGTATGTCGACGCCGAGGACCGGCTGGCCGCCCTGGTCGACCAGAACGAGACCGACGGCATGCTCTTCAAGATCCGCGAAGACCCGCGGGTGTTCCCGTTCGGCCGCTTCCTGCGGGCCAGCTCGATCGACGAGATCCCCCAGCTGGTCAACGTGCTCAAGGGCGAGATGTCGCTGGTCGGCCCCCGCCCGCTGCCCGCCGACGACGGCGACTTCCTCGGCGACGTCCGCCGCCGGCTGCTCGTGCGCCCCGGCATCACCGGCCTGTGGCAGGTCTCCGGCCGCTCCGACCTCTCCTGGGACGAAGCGGTCCGCCTCGACCTCTACTACGTCGACAACTGGTCGCTCGCCTACGACCTGAGCATCCTCTGGCGCACCATCGGCGTCGTCGTAGCCCGCAAGGGAGCTTATTAA
- a CDS encoding aminoglycoside phosphotransferase has protein sequence MTGRAVHGSTTEMIKAVAAGRPVRSERADDPSGDPDAGHEVLLIGDERFRIERIGRPLDWVSRALGDGAEGRPPWTVLLWQSGLLDRLPRTVDHTIAGIAWDPTTEIADLLVLDGRISVPFDIDLETHHRVLDHMAALHSRFWHFTDPVGLAPPGARYTALAPSTGIREASSGADALVVGWAALAADQPEAHEIALALAVDPTPLLVAFDGLPTTMVNGDWRFGNARPTSDGRTELLGWGWAGAAGSCVDLASYLALNAGRLPESKNATIEAFRAALERRKIDTADWWDRQLELALLGAFVQFGWSKTTDQPELAWWIDRVLPTARTLPA, from the coding sequence ATGACGGGGCGCGCGGTCCACGGCTCGACGACCGAGATGATCAAGGCGGTCGCCGCTGGCCGGCCGGTGCGCAGTGAGCGGGCCGATGATCCGTCCGGTGACCCCGATGCCGGGCACGAGGTGCTGCTGATCGGTGACGAGCGGTTCCGGATCGAGCGGATCGGCCGGCCGCTCGACTGGGTGTCGCGTGCCCTCGGTGACGGCGCCGAGGGGCGGCCGCCGTGGACGGTGCTGCTGTGGCAGAGCGGGTTGCTCGACCGGCTGCCGCGCACGGTCGACCACACGATCGCCGGCATCGCCTGGGACCCCACCACCGAGATCGCTGATCTGCTCGTCCTCGATGGGCGGATCTCCGTACCCTTTGATATTGATCTTGAAACGCACCACCGGGTGCTCGATCACATGGCCGCCCTGCACTCGCGGTTCTGGCATTTCACCGATCCGGTCGGGCTCGCGCCGCCAGGCGCCCGCTACACCGCGCTGGCGCCCTCGACCGGCATCAGGGAGGCCAGCTCCGGCGCCGACGCGCTCGTCGTCGGCTGGGCCGCGCTCGCCGCCGACCAGCCCGAGGCGCACGAGATCGCGCTGGCCCTCGCGGTCGACCCCACACCGTTGCTGGTCGCGTTCGACGGGCTGCCGACCACCATGGTCAACGGTGACTGGCGGTTCGGCAACGCCCGGCCGACCAGCGACGGGCGCACCGAGCTGCTCGGCTGGGGCTGGGCCGGCGCCGCGGGGAGCTGTGTCGACCTGGCCAGCTATCTCGCGCTCAACGCCGGCCGGCTGCCCGAGTCGAAGAACGCCACGATCGAGGCATTCCGGGCCGCGCTCGAACGGCGGAAGATCGACACGGCCGACTGGTGGGACCGGCAGCTCGAGTTGGCGCTGCTCGGCGCTTTCGTGCAGTTCGGCTGGTCGAAGACGACCGACCAGCCGGAGCTGGCCTGGTGGATCGATCGGGTACTACCTACTGCCCGAACGTTGCCAGCCTGA
- a CDS encoding LLM class flavin-dependent oxidoreductase produces MTKILFGLDVPATTSAPEPAVDPVAAARVAEAAGFDFVSASDHPCGTDPSFETWTMLTWMLANTSRLRVLPRVLGVPYRRPAMVAKMAETLDRLSGGRLLGLGLGGGYSDDEFRAFGIGVPSPRDKVDGLGEAMQIIRGLWTEPSFTFNGRLHHTDAATITPRPERPIPIWVGTFGPRALAVTGRLADGWIPSLGHAPPETIPALRDRIARAAEGAGRSIEEITCGYHLDVPSGGAGEVIETLLGYVRLGFTAFNFRVTGADRDQRVGWLTTEILPGVRQAA; encoded by the coding sequence ATGACGAAGATCCTGTTCGGGCTGGACGTGCCGGCCACCACCTCAGCCCCTGAGCCGGCGGTGGACCCGGTCGCCGCCGCGCGCGTCGCCGAGGCCGCCGGCTTCGACTTCGTGTCGGCCTCGGATCATCCCTGCGGCACCGATCCGAGCTTCGAGACCTGGACGATGCTGACCTGGATGCTCGCCAACACCAGCCGGCTGCGGGTGCTGCCCCGGGTGCTCGGCGTGCCCTACCGGCGGCCGGCGATGGTGGCCAAGATGGCCGAGACGCTCGACCGGCTCTCCGGCGGGCGGCTGCTTGGCCTGGGCCTCGGCGGTGGCTATTCCGACGACGAGTTCCGGGCGTTCGGCATCGGCGTCCCCTCGCCGCGCGACAAGGTCGACGGTCTCGGCGAGGCGATGCAGATCATCCGGGGACTGTGGACGGAGCCGTCATTCACCTTCAACGGGCGTCTCCACCACACCGACGCCGCGACCATCACGCCCCGGCCGGAGCGGCCGATCCCGATCTGGGTCGGCACCTTCGGGCCCCGGGCCCTCGCGGTCACCGGCCGGCTCGCCGACGGGTGGATCCCGTCGCTCGGCCACGCCCCGCCGGAGACCATCCCCGCGCTGCGCGACCGGATCGCCCGGGCCGCCGAGGGCGCCGGTCGCTCGATCGAGGAGATCACCTGCGGCTATCACCTCGACGTGCCGTCGGGCGGTGCGGGGGAAGTGATCGAGACACTCCTGGGGTACGTGCGGCTGGGCTTCACGGCCTTCAACTTCCGGGTCACCGGGGCCGACCGGGACCAGCGGGTCGGGTGGCTCACGACCGAGATCCTGCCGGGGGTACGGCAAGCGGCGTGA
- a CDS encoding CDP-alcohol phosphatidyltransferase family protein — MHSATLSAEHTTPSAGAFYRTNRGGGLFSEGLSQRAGAVFAAAAYRLGVPPTALTVGNLVIGLATSAVVVALASTTVPTWVAGLVALLGWQLAYALDCADGQLARVAGKTSPAGARVDVLCDIAVQISLVTALSAVAVDQHPSTASWLVALFASTWMVNLVTSVMQSGPNAASMVTSTSLPVRLVKLVRDYGAVIFLAGLVLLVVPQWTVWLLVAFTVINGGFLLASIAFTGRSALRS; from the coding sequence ATGCACTCCGCGACCTTGTCGGCTGAGCACACGACGCCGAGCGCCGGCGCCTTCTACCGGACCAACCGGGGCGGCGGCCTGTTCAGCGAGGGCCTGAGCCAGCGGGCCGGCGCCGTGTTCGCCGCGGCCGCCTACCGGCTCGGCGTCCCGCCGACCGCGCTGACCGTCGGCAACCTGGTGATCGGCCTGGCCACCTCCGCCGTGGTCGTCGCGCTGGCCTCGACCACCGTGCCGACCTGGGTCGCCGGCCTGGTCGCGCTACTGGGCTGGCAGCTCGCCTACGCGCTGGACTGCGCCGACGGGCAACTCGCCCGGGTGGCCGGCAAGACCAGCCCGGCCGGCGCGCGGGTCGACGTGCTGTGCGACATCGCGGTGCAGATCTCACTGGTCACCGCGCTGTCCGCGGTCGCGGTTGACCAGCACCCGTCGACCGCCTCGTGGTTGGTCGCGCTGTTCGCCAGCACCTGGATGGTCAACCTGGTGACCTCGGTGATGCAGTCCGGCCCCAACGCCGCCAGCATGGTCACGTCGACCTCGCTGCCGGTGCGGCTGGTCAAGCTGGTCCGCGACTACGGCGCGGTCATCTTCCTGGCCGGCCTGGTGTTGCTCGTTGTTCCACAGTGGACCGTGTGGCTGCTGGTCGCGTTCACCGTCATCAACGGCGGCTTCCTGCTCGCCAGCATCGCTTTCACCGGGCGGAGCGCGCTGCGGAGCTGA
- a CDS encoding Fpg/Nei family DNA glycosylase, with translation MPELPEVEALAAYLRDRAVGRRVERLEVAAINALKTYDPPPSAVAGKAITGAGRHGKYLDVEFDGGLHLLVHLSRAGWLHYRETFPSNLPLKPGKGPIALRVRLDDGSGFDLTEAGTQKRLSAHLVTDPAQVERVATLGPDALAADRATFAERIRGQRGQVKGVLTDQKVLSGIGNAYSDEILHAAKMSPFAITNRLSDEQLATLYEATQTVLNDAVSRSVGQKAAELKGEKRSGMKVHARTGLPCPVCGDTVREVSFATTSLQYCPTCQTGGKPLADRRLSRLVR, from the coding sequence GTGCCCGAACTGCCCGAGGTGGAAGCACTCGCCGCCTACCTGCGCGACCGCGCCGTCGGTCGGCGGGTCGAGCGGCTCGAGGTGGCCGCAATCAACGCGCTGAAGACCTACGACCCGCCACCGTCCGCCGTCGCCGGCAAGGCGATCACCGGCGCCGGTCGGCACGGCAAATATCTCGACGTCGAGTTCGACGGTGGGCTGCACCTGCTGGTGCACCTGTCCCGCGCCGGCTGGCTGCACTACCGCGAGACGTTCCCGAGCAACCTGCCGCTCAAGCCGGGCAAAGGCCCGATCGCGTTGCGGGTGCGCCTCGACGACGGGTCCGGTTTCGACCTCACCGAGGCCGGCACGCAGAAACGCCTCTCGGCACACCTGGTGACCGATCCGGCCCAGGTCGAGCGGGTCGCCACTCTCGGTCCCGACGCGCTCGCCGCCGACCGGGCCACCTTCGCCGAGCGGATCCGCGGCCAGCGCGGTCAGGTCAAGGGCGTGCTCACCGACCAGAAGGTGCTCTCCGGCATCGGCAACGCCTACTCCGACGAGATCCTGCACGCGGCGAAGATGTCGCCGTTCGCCATCACCAACCGGCTTTCCGACGAGCAGCTGGCGACGCTCTACGAAGCCACGCAGACGGTGCTCAACGACGCGGTGAGCCGGTCGGTGGGGCAAAAGGCCGCGGAACTCAAGGGCGAGAAGCGCTCCGGCATGAAGGTGCACGCCCGCACCGGCCTGCCCTGCCCGGTCTGCGGCGACACCGTGCGGGAGGTCTCGTTCGCCACGACGAGCCTGCAATATTGTCCGACCTGCCAAACCGGCGGCAAACCCTTGGCGGATCGACGGCTGTCCCGGCTGGTGCGCTGA
- a CDS encoding MarR family winged helix-turn-helix transcriptional regulator: MTRWLSDDEMRAWLGYRRLRTLLDLQITRDLAADSGLSDADYDVLSTVSSAPEHRMRLGELAASIRWSVSRLSHHVSRMEQRGLVARDDCASDGRGATVVLTDQGWAVIQEAAKLHVASVREHFIDLLDPADLAALATISGKVLAHLEQSTAPDPARPTSRRR; encoded by the coding sequence GTGACCAGGTGGTTGAGCGACGACGAGATGCGGGCGTGGCTCGGCTACCGGCGGCTGCGCACGCTCCTCGACCTTCAGATCACCCGCGACCTGGCCGCCGACTCCGGGCTCTCCGACGCCGACTACGACGTGCTCTCGACCGTCTCCTCGGCCCCCGAGCACCGGATGCGCCTTGGCGAGCTCGCCGCGTCGATCCGCTGGTCGGTCAGCCGACTCTCGCATCATGTGAGCCGGATGGAGCAGCGCGGGCTGGTGGCCCGCGACGACTGCGCCAGCGACGGCCGGGGCGCCACCGTGGTGCTCACCGACCAGGGCTGGGCGGTCATCCAGGAGGCCGCCAAACTCCACGTCGCGTCGGTCCGCGAGCACTTCATCGACCTGCTCGACCCGGCTGACCTGGCCGCGCTGGCCACCATCTCGGGCAAGGTGCTGGCCCATCTGGAGCAGAGCACCGCGCCCGACCCGGCCCGGCCCACTAGCCGCCGGCGATGA
- a CDS encoding NUDIX hydrolase, with protein sequence MSVEPLRCAAGVIVDDDGRVFIQRRSPTRKLFPDTWDVVGGHLEPGETIDEALRREVEEETGWRVSIVLGTIGEHRYFGEDGLERLETDFLIRVDGDLSRPRLEAGKHTSYKWISRDELDVLDENKDIDGGLVRQIIEGGFALLRQIGL encoded by the coding sequence GTGTCCGTCGAACCCTTGCGCTGCGCGGCAGGTGTGATCGTCGACGACGACGGGCGCGTGTTCATCCAGCGCCGGTCGCCGACCCGCAAGCTCTTCCCCGACACCTGGGACGTCGTCGGCGGCCACCTCGAGCCCGGCGAGACCATCGACGAGGCGCTGCGCCGCGAGGTCGAGGAAGAGACCGGCTGGCGTGTCTCGATCGTGCTCGGCACCATCGGCGAGCACCGCTACTTCGGCGAAGACGGGCTGGAGCGGCTGGAGACCGACTTCCTGATCCGGGTCGACGGTGATCTCTCCCGGCCGCGGCTCGAAGCCGGCAAGCACACCAGCTACAAGTGGATCTCCCGAGACGAGCTCGACGTCCTCGACGAGAACAAAGACATCGACGGCGGCCTCGTCCGCCAGATCATCGAGGGCGGTTTCGCCCTTTTACGGCAGATCGGCTTGTAA
- a CDS encoding iron-containing alcohol dehydrogenase family protein — protein MPLLARTVTTPLAIEVRRGAVAELGTLLHDRRISGGGDVAIVVGPGQGERIADLVRPSLGNADLFHICGGTIDAATELGQGLRQRNYDAVVGIGGGKTIDTAKYAATRLGIPMVTVATSLANDGICSPVASLDLDGRRGSYGVQIPLAIVVDLDFVENGPDRQTQAGIGDALSNLSAVADWELAHRERGESIDGLAVALSRSGAEALVNHPGKISDDAFLTTLAEALIMGGISMAVAESSRPASGGCHEISHAIDHLFPGTGSHGEQVGLGALFCTYLRGDQERFVQLANCLRRHGLPVAPADLGLTDRQFGLAVAHAPSTRPDRYTILEHLALSPTEIDTRLEGYADALRDLVG, from the coding sequence GTGCCACTACTAGCCCGCACGGTCACCACGCCGCTGGCCATCGAGGTGCGCCGGGGCGCCGTCGCGGAGCTCGGCACGCTCCTGCACGACCGGCGGATCTCCGGCGGCGGCGACGTCGCCATCGTGGTCGGCCCGGGCCAGGGTGAGCGGATCGCCGACCTGGTGCGCCCGTCGCTCGGCAACGCCGACCTGTTCCACATCTGCGGCGGCACCATCGACGCCGCCACCGAGCTGGGCCAGGGGCTCCGGCAGCGCAACTACGACGCGGTGGTCGGCATCGGCGGCGGCAAGACGATCGACACCGCCAAATACGCGGCGACCCGGCTCGGCATCCCGATGGTGACGGTCGCGACGAGCCTGGCCAACGACGGCATCTGCTCGCCGGTGGCCTCCCTCGACCTCGACGGCCGGCGCGGCTCCTACGGCGTGCAGATCCCGCTCGCGATCGTCGTCGACCTCGACTTCGTCGAGAACGGCCCGGACCGGCAGACCCAGGCCGGCATCGGCGACGCGCTGTCCAACCTGAGCGCGGTCGCCGACTGGGAGTTGGCCCACCGCGAGCGCGGCGAGTCGATCGACGGCCTGGCCGTCGCGCTGTCCCGCAGCGGCGCCGAGGCGCTGGTCAACCACCCGGGCAAGATCAGCGACGACGCGTTCCTGACCACGTTGGCCGAGGCGTTGATCATGGGCGGCATCTCGATGGCCGTCGCCGAGTCGTCCCGCCCGGCCAGCGGCGGCTGCCACGAGATCTCGCACGCCATCGACCACCTGTTCCCCGGCACCGGGTCACACGGCGAGCAGGTCGGCCTCGGCGCGCTGTTCTGCACCTACCTGCGCGGCGACCAGGAGCGCTTCGTGCAACTGGCCAACTGCCTGCGCCGGCACGGGCTGCCGGTCGCGCCGGCCGACCTTGGCCTGACCGACCGCCAGTTCGGCCTGGCCGTCGCGCACGCGCCGTCGACCCGCCCGGACCGCTACACGATCCTCGAGCACCTCGCGCTTTCGCCCACCGAGATCGACACCCGGTTAGAGGGGTACGCCGATGCACTCCGCGACCTTGTCGGCTGA
- a CDS encoding YczE/YyaS/YitT family protein has protein sequence MSSRLLRLFAGLVLFGVSLALMVRADIGLGPWDVFHQGVAQRIGLSIGLVVNLTAIVVLLLWIPLRQRPGIGTVANVVVVGLVTDGTLWLLPDLDALAPRIALLVAGILANAVATGLYVGAGLGPGPRDGLMTGLAARGHSIRLVRTLIELTVLVIGWLLGGSVGVGTIVYALAIGPLVGVFLPLLTVAPRPVVNGEAA, from the coding sequence ATGTCAAGCAGGTTGTTGCGGCTGTTCGCCGGTCTCGTGCTCTTCGGGGTCAGCCTGGCGCTGATGGTCCGCGCCGACATCGGCCTCGGCCCGTGGGACGTCTTCCACCAGGGCGTCGCCCAGCGGATCGGCCTGTCGATCGGGCTGGTCGTCAACCTCACCGCGATCGTCGTGCTGCTGCTCTGGATCCCGTTGCGGCAACGCCCGGGCATCGGCACGGTCGCCAACGTCGTGGTCGTCGGCCTGGTCACCGACGGCACCCTCTGGCTGCTCCCCGACCTCGACGCGCTCGCGCCGCGGATCGCGCTGCTGGTCGCCGGCATCCTGGCCAACGCGGTCGCGACCGGCCTCTACGTCGGCGCCGGCCTCGGACCGGGCCCGCGCGACGGGCTGATGACCGGGCTGGCCGCCCGCGGCCACTCGATCCGGCTCGTCCGCACCCTGATCGAGCTCACCGTGCTGGTGATCGGCTGGTTGCTGGGCGGCTCGGTCGGCGTCGGCACGATCGTCTACGCGCTGGCCATCGGACCTCTGGTCGGCGTCTTCCTGCCCTTGCTGACCGTGGCACCCCGCCCGGTCGTGAATGGAGAAGCAGCATGA
- a CDS encoding glycosyltransferase translates to MKVVVAHNRYREAQPSGENIIVDLEIAQLAAAGVEVLPFLRSSDEIAAMSPAAKALLPISPIYAPKAQRDLADLIREHRPDVLHLHNPYPLISPWIVRTAHRFGLPVIQTVHNYRQVCASGLYFRDGGICHDCRGRALPLPAIRHRCYRGSAAQSAVMATALTVHRPTWRSVDGYLALTDGIKDHLIAYGIPPERITVKPNAIPDPGPPAPIGNGFLFFSGRLSEEKGIRLLLDAWQRHPDGAHGTLRVAGDGDLRPLVESVAAQRGDVEFLGRLDRAGVDAALAATAVVLATPTWHDVLPTVVIEALAAGRPVLGTALGGVPYLVGDAGWTVPAEPAALAAALPVARAEAAAKAPLARLRYEGTFHPDVVTQQLLDTYDRLSSAARSAR, encoded by the coding sequence ATGAAGGTCGTCGTCGCGCACAACCGATATCGCGAGGCCCAGCCCTCCGGCGAGAACATCATCGTCGATCTGGAGATCGCCCAACTGGCCGCCGCGGGCGTCGAGGTGCTGCCGTTCCTGCGCAGTTCCGACGAGATCGCGGCCATGTCGCCGGCCGCCAAGGCGCTGCTGCCGATCTCGCCGATCTATGCGCCGAAGGCACAGCGCGACCTGGCCGACCTGATCCGGGAGCACCGGCCCGACGTGCTGCACCTGCACAACCCGTACCCGTTGATCTCGCCCTGGATCGTTCGGACCGCCCACCGGTTCGGCCTGCCGGTGATCCAGACGGTGCACAACTACCGGCAGGTCTGCGCGTCGGGGCTCTACTTCCGCGACGGCGGCATCTGCCACGACTGCCGCGGCCGCGCGTTGCCGTTGCCGGCGATCCGGCACCGTTGCTACCGGGGTTCGGCGGCGCAGAGCGCGGTGATGGCGACCGCGTTGACCGTGCACCGGCCGACGTGGCGCTCGGTCGACGGCTACCTCGCGCTGACCGACGGCATCAAAGATCATTTGATCGCGTACGGGATTCCGCCCGAGCGGATCACCGTCAAGCCGAACGCGATCCCCGACCCGGGCCCGCCGGCACCGATCGGCAACGGCTTCCTGTTCTTCTCCGGTCGGCTCTCCGAGGAGAAGGGCATCCGGCTGCTGCTCGACGCCTGGCAGCGGCACCCCGACGGCGCACACGGCACGTTGCGGGTGGCCGGCGACGGTGACCTGCGCCCGCTGGTCGAGTCCGTCGCCGCGCAGCGCGGCGACGTCGAGTTCCTGGGTCGGCTCGACCGCGCCGGGGTCGACGCGGCGCTGGCCGCGACGGCCGTGGTGCTGGCCACCCCGACCTGGCACGACGTGCTGCCGACGGTGGTGATCGAGGCGCTGGCCGCCGGGCGACCGGTGCTCGGCACCGCGCTGGGCGGCGTGCCCTACCTGGTCGGCGACGCCGGCTGGACGGTGCCGGCGGAGCCGGCCGCGCTGGCCGCCGCGCTCCCGGTGGCCCGGGCCGAGGCCGCGGCGAAGGCGCCGCTGGCCCGGCTGCGCTACGAGGGCACGTTCCACCCCGACGTCGTCACCCAGCAGTTGCTCGACACCTACGACCGGCTCAGCTCCGCAGCGCGCTCCGCCCGGTGA
- a CDS encoding sugar phosphate nucleotidyltransferase has product MIGLVLAAGAGRRLRPYTDSLPKALVPVDGETTILDIALRNLAAVGLTDIAVVVGYAAETVEKRRPDLEARYGVTLNLVHNERAEEWNNAYSLWLARDQFAGGALLVNGDTVHPVSVEQTLLANRGPGVLLAVDDVKTLADEEMKTTFDDAGQLTRITKLMDPAAAFGEYIGATLIEASAAAGLAEALEATWRRDPGLYYEDGYQEYADRGGEVRAATIGDIPWVEVDNHADLARAREIACHY; this is encoded by the coding sequence ATGATCGGCCTCGTGCTCGCAGCCGGCGCAGGTCGCCGGTTGCGCCCCTATACCGACTCGCTGCCCAAGGCCCTCGTGCCGGTCGACGGCGAGACCACCATCCTCGACATCGCGCTGCGCAACCTCGCCGCGGTCGGGCTGACCGACATCGCGGTCGTGGTGGGCTATGCGGCCGAGACGGTGGAGAAGCGCCGGCCCGACCTGGAGGCGCGCTACGGGGTCACGCTCAACCTGGTGCACAACGAGCGCGCCGAGGAGTGGAACAACGCCTACAGCCTCTGGCTGGCCCGCGACCAGTTCGCCGGCGGCGCGCTGCTGGTCAACGGCGACACCGTGCACCCGGTCTCGGTCGAGCAGACGCTGCTGGCCAACCGCGGCCCCGGCGTGCTGCTCGCCGTCGACGACGTGAAGACGCTCGCCGACGAGGAGATGAAGACCACGTTCGACGACGCCGGCCAGCTCACCCGGATCACGAAGCTGATGGACCCGGCCGCGGCCTTCGGCGAATACATCGGCGCCACGCTGATCGAGGCGTCGGCCGCCGCCGGTCTGGCCGAGGCGCTGGAGGCGACCTGGCGCCGCGATCCCGGGCTCTATTACGAAGACGGTTATCAGGAGTACGCGGACCGCGGCGGCGAGGTCCGCGCGGCGACCATCGGCGACATCCCCTGGGTCGAGGTCGACAACCACGCCGATCTCGCCCGAGCCAGGGAGATCGCGTGCCACTACTAG
- a CDS encoding CBS domain-containing protein: protein MQVRDAMSKQVLVVGPEHTLRQAASMMATRRVGSAIVIDPDAQGIGIMTERDVLYAIGGNLDPDTETVGAHITWDVVYAGPEWTLEEAALAMSRGGFRHLVVLDGTEVAGVVSVRDIMRVWAAARERV from the coding sequence ATGCAGGTTCGCGATGCCATGTCCAAACAGGTTCTTGTGGTCGGTCCCGAACACACGCTCCGGCAGGCGGCCAGCATGATGGCCACGCGCCGGGTCGGGTCCGCCATCGTCATCGATCCCGACGCGCAAGGGATCGGCATCATGACCGAGCGCGACGTGCTCTACGCCATTGGCGGCAACCTCGACCCCGACACCGAAACCGTAGGCGCCCACATCACCTGGGACGTGGTCTACGCCGGTCCTGAGTGGACACTGGAAGAAGCGGCGCTGGCCATGTCCCGCGGCGGCTTCCGCCACCTGGTGGTGCTCGATGGCACCGAGGTGGCCGGGGTGGTCTCGGTCCGCGACATCATGCGCGTCTGGGCCGCCGCCCGCGAACGCGTCTAG